A genomic segment from Deinococcota bacterium encodes:
- a CDS encoding lipid-A-disaccharide synthase yields the protein GGTLPANWPPGWTFRAVPVQEGPVREEGEVGRLERGEGRVYLLRGRFADVLASSDLVLGTAGTANEQAASLGLPVLAFAVPPLYTASYLRNQRRLLGRALSLAAPEPAAIATALRSLWEDQERYEQAAADGRERMGRPGGAQAIAADLVKRLG from the coding sequence GGAGGCACCCTGCCCGCGAACTGGCCGCCCGGCTGGACGTTTCGCGCCGTGCCGGTGCAGGAGGGGCCGGTGCGGGAGGAGGGGGAGGTGGGCCGGCTCGAGCGGGGCGAGGGGCGCGTCTACTTGCTGCGCGGCCGCTTCGCGGACGTCCTGGCCTCGAGCGACCTGGTCCTGGGCACGGCCGGCACCGCCAACGAGCAGGCCGCCTCGCTGGGCCTGCCGGTGCTGGCCTTCGCGGTGCCGCCGCTCTACACGGCCAGCTATCTGCGCAACCAGCGGCGCCTCCTCGGCCGGGCCCTGAGCCTGGCCGCGCCGGAGCCCGCGGCCATCGCCACGGCCCTGAGGAGCTTGTGGGAGGACCAGGAGCGCTACGAGCAGGCCGCCGCCGACGGCCGCGAGCGGATGGGACGGCCGGGCGGCGCCCAGGCCATCGCCGCCGACCTGGTGAAACGGCTGGGCTGA
- a CDS encoding ABC transporter ATP-binding protein: MSTLMPTPSLSAPRSAAAPSPRSQTPERPEVVVRLEGLSKAYGDLGNPAVEDFSLSVHRGEIIALLGPSGCGKTTLLRTIAGFESPDGGRIVIAGREVASARRGLQPERRKIGFVFQDYALFPHLDVTQNVAFGLSRLPRRARAERTQEVLDLVGLKIFSRRYPHQLSGGQQQRVALARALAPEPAVILLDEPFSNLDAALRGSTREEVRRILKRSGATTIFVTHDQEEAMTFADRIAVMRMGHLEQVGLPETVYLRPRTAFVASFLGTTNLIRGVGRGGVAETLLGPLPVTQPSEGGVLLSLRPEDLAFDDRHGVAVRVESRDFKGHDLTYGCRSLGGEAQQLFIVQTGPNCPVQVGDETYLMSTGPAVPLAGSSASPV, from the coding sequence ATGTCTACGCTCATGCCTACGCCCAGCCTATCCGCTCCACGCTCAGCCGCCGCACCGAGCCCGCGGAGCCAGACCCCGGAGAGGCCCGAGGTGGTGGTGCGGCTCGAGGGCCTCAGCAAGGCTTACGGCGACCTCGGCAACCCCGCGGTGGAAGACTTCAGCCTGTCGGTCCACCGCGGCGAGATCATCGCGCTTCTGGGTCCGAGCGGCTGCGGCAAGACGACGCTCCTGCGCACCATCGCCGGCTTCGAGTCGCCCGACGGCGGCCGCATCGTCATAGCCGGGCGCGAGGTGGCGAGTGCGCGGCGGGGCCTCCAGCCGGAAAGGCGCAAGATCGGCTTCGTCTTTCAGGACTACGCGCTCTTTCCGCACCTGGACGTGACGCAGAATGTGGCCTTCGGGCTCTCACGGCTACCGCGCAGGGCTCGAGCCGAGCGCACCCAAGAGGTCCTCGACCTCGTCGGCCTGAAGATCTTCAGCCGCCGCTACCCGCACCAGCTTTCAGGCGGACAGCAGCAGCGCGTGGCTCTGGCCAGGGCGCTCGCGCCCGAGCCCGCCGTCATCTTGCTCGACGAGCCCTTCAGCAACTTAGACGCCGCGCTGCGCGGCAGCACCCGCGAGGAGGTGCGGCGCATCCTCAAGAGGAGCGGCGCCACCACCATCTTCGTCACCCACGACCAGGAAGAGGCGATGACCTTCGCCGACCGGATCGCGGTCATGCGCATGGGGCACTTGGAGCAGGTCGGCCTGCCCGAGACGGTCTACCTGAGGCCGCGCACCGCCTTCGTGGCGAGCTTCTTGGGCACCACCAACCTGATTCGCGGCGTCGGCCGCGGCGGCGTGGCCGAGACCCTGCTCGGACCCCTGCCGGTGACTCAGCCCTCCGAGGGCGGCGTCCTGCTGTCGCTGCGACCCGAAGACCTCGCCTTCGACGACCGTCACGGCGTGGCGGTGCGGGTCGAGAGCCGCGACTTCAAGGGCCACGACCTCACCTACGGCTGCCGCTCGCTGGGCGGCGAGGCGCAGCAGCTCTTCATCGTCCAGACCGGCCCCAACTGTCCGGTGCAGGTGGGCGACGAG